In the genome of Cryptomeria japonica chromosome 8, Sugi_1.0, whole genome shotgun sequence, one region contains:
- the LOC131057001 gene encoding multiple organellar RNA editing factor 8, chloroplastic/mitochondrial, with the protein MANIAVRLRRGLHLARAFCTTNSRSSLVSSSYGNYIPKEPLVCYQSWGFNRLLTPSQFMVARRMVSNSRPLYSPVDTGRSGNNFRGDTEILFEGCDYEHWLITMEFPDPQPTREEKIDTFIKTLAKVVGSEEEAKKRIYALSTTTYTGFQAQISEETSEKMKGLPGVVWVLPDSYIDPVNKEYGGDKYVNGVIIPDTRVYNNRPSGRYNDRPRRRDPMPVERRDGMQGDRTDYRPPMEGRGPIPGGDRQGYRQPPVEGRGPMPGDRQDYRPPPMDGRGPPPRDDGRGPMLGDRQDYRPPPTIARGPMPGDRQDYRPRPMDGRGPMPGERQDYRPPVVDGRGPVPADQQYYRSPPVDGKGSMPGDQQYYRPPSMDGRDRQDYRSPPVDGRGPMPGDQQYYRPPPMNERGPFPGDQQDYRRGPALGDRQDYRPPVQDYGRGPQQEYRPPMDVRGPMPGDRQDYGRGPVSGDWQDYRPPLDGRGSIPENRQDYRPPLDGRGSIPENRQDYRPPLDGRGPVPNYRPPTEVRSPLQGEQRDYGSPREPGSSVQTQGKEPVQGGQDNFPWPVEGAR; encoded by the exons atggcGAACATAGCTGTTCGTCTACGCCGCGGCCTGCACCTGGCCAGAGCATTCTGCACTACAAATTCACGTTCCTCCTTAGTTTCTTCTTCCTACGGTAATTATATCCCCAAAGAGCCACTGGTCTGTTATCAGTCATGGGGTTTCAACCGCTTGTTAACACCATCTCAATTCATGGTCGCGCGTCGCATGGTTTCGAACTCGCGACCACTGTACTCTCCCGTGGATACGGGGAGGTCTGGCAATAATTTTAGAGGAGACACTGAGATTCTATTCGAAGGCTGCGATTACGAGCACTGGCTTATTACCATGGAGTTTCCTGATCCACAGCCCACACGAGAAGAAAAGATCGATACATTTATCAAGACACTAGCTAAAGTTGTTGGCAG CGAGGAGGAGGCAAAAAAGAGAATCTATGCACTGTCTACTACGACTTATACGGGATTCCAAGCTCAAATTTCAGAGGAAACCTCAGAAAAAATGAAAG GCCTGCCTGGAGTAGTTTGGGTATTGCCAGATTCTTATATTGATCCTGTCAACAAGGAGTATGGAG GGGACAAGTATGTTAATGGAGTAATCATACCAGATACTAGGGTGTATAATAACAGGCCTAGTGGCAGATACAATGATAGACCTCGGAGAAGAGATCCAATGCCTGTGGAACGGAGGGATGGTATGCAGGGAGATAGAACAGATTACAGGCCACCTATGGAAGGAAGAGGCCCAATCCCAGGAGGGGACCGACAAGGTTACAGACAACCTCCAGTGGAAGGAAGAGGGCCAATGCCAGGGGATCGACAAGATTACAGGCCACCTCCGATGGATGGAAGGGGACCACCACCTCGAGATGATGGAAGGGGTCCAATGCTAGGGGACCGACAAGATTATAGGCCACCTCCAACGATTGCAAGGGGTCCTATGCCAGGGGACCGACAAGATTACAGGCCACGTCCAATGGATGGAAGGGGTCCTATGCCAGGGGAACGGCAAGATTACAGGCCACCTGTGGTGGATGGAAGAGGTCCGGTGCCAGCGGACCAACAGTATTACAGGTCCCCTCCTGTGGATGGAAAGGGTTCAATGCCTGGTGACCAGCAATACTATAGGCCACCTTCAATGGATGGAAGGGACCGACAAGATTACAGGTCACCTCCTGTGGATGGAAGGGGTCCGATGCCTGGAGACCAACAGTATTACAGACCACCCCCAATGAATGAAAGAGGCCCATTCCCTGGGGATCAACAAGATTATAGAAGAGGTCCTGCGTTGGGTGATCGGCAAGATTACAGGCCACCTGTACAAGATTATGGAAGAGGTCCACAGCAAGAATACAGGCCTCCTATGGATGTTCGAGGTCCAATGCCTGGGGACCGACAAGATTATGGAAGAGGTCCAGTGTCTGGTGACTGGCAAGATTATAGGCCACCTCTGGATGGAAGAGGCTCAATACCAGAAAACAGACAAGATTACAGGCCACCTCTGGATGGGAGAGGCTCAATACCAGAAAACAGACAAGATTACAGGCCACCTCTGGATGGGAGAGGCCCAGTGCCTAACTACAGGCCTCCAACGGAAGTGAGAAGCCCATTACAGGGAGAGCAGAGGGATTACGGGTCTCCTAGAGAGCCGGGAAGTTCAGTGCAAACACAAGGCAAAGAGCCAGTGCAAGGAGGGCAGGACAATTTTCCATGGCCAGTGGAAGGAGCTAGGTGA